One region of Triticum aestivum cultivar Chinese Spring chromosome 6B, IWGSC CS RefSeq v2.1, whole genome shotgun sequence genomic DNA includes:
- the LOC123133187 gene encoding uncharacterized protein — protein sequence MLPHSPRIILLGCEKLCAILWPQHKESQEWSGMLCIDTTSTSAPADGRGVPKAHQSFEQQKEEKFKGWKISLTDARLLRSLYPARYKSLRGCRIDICHAPARYKSLRGCRIDICHADTLVGSKVLEASSDQPYSRTKVDSMYRNILKAGPAAAVTVWDCPMIPLPPQMWRFLQVSCIIKVIMHGQGNTLLEDALLLPDFICDGASSLHVYDNPSITSVLAPPQRSGWNRLIWCRVERCPKLHAVFTIPMVHQGTSSNSVSTGFQSLKTFWASQLLTARYIWDWDWTTAATYINHSDYFKSMVFLHLDHCPRLIHVLVLATRSVTLGALKTLEIVHCGDLREVFPLGPELQEQDEIIEFPKLKYIHLCELPKLQSICGRKMYSPNLETIKITGCWSLRRLPTVGDNTKPPKLDYEKEWWDNLEWGGVENHHPSRYKSSHSLYYKGQLPRRSVLR from the exons ATGCTACCTCACTCCCCCAGAATCATCTTGCTAGGCTGCGAGAAGCTCTGTGCAATATTGTGGCCACAACACAAAGAAAGCCAAGAATGGTCTGGCATGCTCTGTATTGACACCACCTCGACATCAGCACCAGCTGATGGAAGGGGAGTACCAAAGGCACATCAATCCTTTGAGCAGCAGAAAGAAGAGAAGTTTAAGGGGTGGAAGATTTCGCTTACAGATGCAAGGCTACTTAGGTCACTTTATCCCGCCAGATATAAATCCTTAAGAGGCTGCCGTATTGATATCTGCCATGCACCCGCCAGATATAAATCCTTAAGAGGCTGCCGTATTGATATCTGCCATGCAGACACTCTTGTTGGTAGCAAGGTCCTAGAAGCAAGCAGTGACCAACCGTATTCACGTACTAAAGTAGACTCAATGTACAGAAATATCCTGAAGGCTGGCCCAGCTGCAGCAGTGACAGTATGGGACTGCCCTATGATACCCCTGCCACCGCAAATGTGGAGGTTTCTCCAGGTATCATGTATCATAAAGGTGATCATGCACGGGCAAGGGAACACACTTTTGGAGGATGCCTTATTATTGCCTGATTTTATATGCGACGGGGCTTCATCATTGCATGTGTATGATAACCCTTCCATCACCAGTGTCCTTGCACCTCCCCAAAGATCGGGATGGAATAGGCTCATATGGTGCCGGGTGGAGAGGTGCCCCAAGTTACACGCGGTGTTCACTATTCCCATGGTGCATCAAGGTACGTCCTCTAATAGTGTTTCCACGGGCTTCCAGAGTCTGAAGACATTCTGGGCGTCCCAGCTCCTGACAGCACGCTATATCTGGGACTGGGACTGGACAACTGCAGCAACGTATATTAATCACTCTGATTACTTTAAAAGTATGGTATTCTTGCACCTGGACCACTGCCCCAGGCTCATACATGTGCTCGTCTTGGCCACACGTTCGGTCACCTTGGGTGCACTGAAGACCCTTGAGATAGTGCACTGTGGTGATCTCAGGGAGGTGTTCCCATTGGGCCCTGAGCTTCAAGAGCAGGATGAAATTATAGAATTTCCCAAGCTGAAGTACATCCACCTGTGTGAGCTCCCCAAGCTGCAGAGCATCTGTGGGCGTAAGATGTATTCCCCTAACCTCGAGACCATCAAGATCACGGGATGCTGGAGCCTTAGACGTCTGCCAACTGTTGGAGACAACACCAAGCCCCCCAAGCTGGACTACGAGAAGGAATGGTGGGACAACCTGGAGTGGGGTGGCGTGGAGAACCACCACCCTTCCCGCTACAAGTCAAGCCACTCGTTGTACTACAAGGGTCAGCTGCCCAGACGCAGCGTACTCAG GTAA
- the LOC123133186 gene encoding uncharacterized protein, which yields MANGKNVVAMLFLTTIVAVAATRPAETYGAAEENTLKMATPSRKGVDATLAATRVVATEKSIKKAESATTPKEDVAAKQDGAKSASAVLKYNAISQQANGKGSSISPGRKEAAGTLAAAHYAATEKSIKKAETATTPEKVVAAKRDATKSVDDSLKYGAISRKAAGTSSSTAPNRKEATTDLAAMHTADGKMITKKAETATTPEEAVAAKRAAAKSTAAASKYGVISQQAAGTSSSTTPNRKEAVGTLADACIAAAEKSNKKAETATRPEEAPPAKKDAVKSEADAMKYGAISQQAANKNGA from the coding sequence ATGGCCAACGGAAAGAATGTCGTGGCCATGTTATTTCTCACCACCATTGTGGCGGTGGCGGCCACAAGGCCAGCCGAGACCTATGGCGCTGCGGAGGAGAACACATTGAAGATGGCTACCCCTAGCAGGAAAGGGGTTGACGCTACATTAGCAGCTACACGTGTTGTTGCCACCGAGAAGTCCATCAAGAAGGCTGAAAGCGCCACCACACCAAAAGAGGACGTGGCTGCCAAGCAAGATGGAGCAAAATCTGCTTCTGCTGTATTAAAGTACAATGCCATCTCTCAGCAGGCAAATGGTAAAGGTTCTTCTATCTCCCCAGGCAGGAAAGAAGCAGCCGGTACTTTAGCTGCCGCACACTATGCTGCCACCGAGAAGTCCATCAAGAAGGCTGAAACCGCCACGACACCTGAAAAGGTCGTGGCTGCCAAGCGAGACGCAACAAAGTCTGTTGACGATTCATTAAAGTATGGTGCCATCTCTCGGAAAGCAGCTGGTACAAGTTCTTCTACCGCCCCCAATAGGAAAGAAGCCACCACTGACTTGGCAGCTATGCACACTGCTGATGGTAAGATGATCACCAAGAAGGCTGAAACCGCTACCACACCTGAAGAGGCCGTGGCTGCCAAGCGAGCTGCAGCCAAGTCTACCGCTGCTGCATCAAAGTATGGTGTCATTTCTCAGCAAGCAGCTGGTACAAGTTCTTCTACCACCCCCAACAGGAAAGAAGCTGTCGGTACCTTGGCAGATGCGTGCATAGCTGCTGCCGAGAAGTCCAACAAGAAGGCTGAAACCGCCACCAGACCTGAAGAGGCACCACCCGCTAAGAAGGATGCCGTGAAATCTGAGGCTGATGCAATGAAGTACGGGGCCATCTCTCAGCAGGCCGCCAACAAAAATGGTGCCTAA